DNA from Mesorhizobium loti R88b:
CGCTGCCTCCTTCGTTTCGGATCCGAAGAACTCGACTGTCGCCGACAAGGTCGGCTATGCGCTGGCGCCGGACAATGGGCTCGGCAAGCGCGGCAACTGGCTCTGGGCATGGTCGCTGGCCATTCCGGCCGGCACGCAGAAGGCTGACGCCGCCGAGAAGTTCGTTTCATGGGCGACCAGCAAGCACTATGCTGAACTGGTTGCTTCGAAGGAAGGCTGGGCCAACGTTCCTCCGGGCACGCGCTCCTCGCTCTATGCCAATGCCGAGTACCAGAAGGCGGCTCCGTTCGCCAAGATGACGCTGGACTCCATAAACGCAGCCGACCCGACGCATCCGACCGTCAAGCCGGTGCCCTATGTCGGCGTGCAGTTCGTCGCCATCCCTGAGTTCCAGGGCCTCGGCACCACCGTCGGCCAGCTCTTCTCGGCGGCTCTTGCCGGCCAGTCGAGTGTCGACGACGCCTTGAAGCAGGCCCAGGACGCTGCCACCGCGGCCATGACCGAAGGCGGTTATATCAAGTAAGGCTCCTCCCGGTGCCGAACGTCGGTCGCCTATCATGACCGGCAAAGGGCCGCCCGAAACCCAGTTCGGGCGGCCACTTTTCAAAATCGGGAAAATTCTGGCACAATTCTGAAAACCTGGCTGACCTTGGGAGGGTGACCATCATGGCTACTCAACAGACCCGTTCGCTTGCCCGTTTCATGATGGCGCCATCCGTGGTGCTGCTGCTGGTCTGGATGGTTGTTCCGCTCGCACTGACCCTGTGGTTCTCCTTCCAGCAGTACAATCCGCTCAATCCGATCCGCGACGGCTTTGTTGGCTTCTCCAACTACGCGCTGTTCTATTCCAACCCGGCCTTCCTGCAGTCGATCCTCAACACGCTCACGCTGGTGGTCAGCGTGCTGTTGATCACGGTGATCGGCGGTATCCTGCTGGCGTTGTTGATCGACCAGCCGATGTGGGGACAGGGGATCGTTCGCATCCTCGTCATCTCGCCGTTCTTCGTCATGCCGCCGGTGGCCGCACTGGTGTGGAAGAACATGATCATGCACCCGCAATATGGGGTCTTCGCCGATATAGCGCGCTTCTTCGGGGCCCAGCCGATCGACTGGTTCGGGCAGCATCCGATGATGGCCATTATCATCATCGTCGCCTGGCAATGGTTGCCCTTCGCGACGCTGATCCTGCTGACCGCGCTGCAGTCGCTCGACGGAGAACAGAAGGAAGCCGCCGAAATGGACGGCGCCGGCTTCGTGAGCCGCTTCATCTATCTGACGCTGCCGCACATGTCGCGCGCCATCACCGTCGTCATCCTGATCCAGACGATCTTCCTGCTCTCCGTCTATGCCGAGATCCTCGTCACCACCAATGGCGGCCCCGGCTACGCTTCCACCAACCTGCCCTTCCTTGTCTACCAGAAGGCCTTGCTGGAGTTCAAAATCGGCCAGGCATCCGCCGGCGGCATCATCGCTGTCATTCTCGCCAACATCGTTGCCTTCTTCGCCATGCGCGCCGTCGGCAAGAACCTGGACAAGTAAGGGAGGATACGATGGCACGCTCTGTCACCACCCAGCACAAGACAATCGCGACAATTGCGGCGTGGATCGTCGCCCTGCTGATCTTCTTTCCGATCCTCTATACGATCATCACCTCGTTCAAGTCGGAGCAGGAGGCGATCCAGGGCTTCAGCCTGATCCCGTCGGGAACATTCGAAAGCTATACCGAGGTTCAGGCGCAAAGCGGCTACTTCAAGTTCTTCCTGAACTCGGTGATCCTGTCGGTCGGTTCGACCATCCTCGCCTTGCTCGTCGCCATTCCGGCAGCATGGTCGATGGCCTTCTCGCCGACCAAGCGGACCAAGGACATTTTGATGTGGATGCTGTCCACCAAGATGATGCCCGCCGTCGCCGTGCTGTTCCCGATCTACCTGATCTTCCGCAACCTCGGACTGCTGGACAGCCGCATCGGCCTGATGGTCATGCTGATGCTGATCAACCTGCCGATCGTGGTGTGGATGCTCTACACCTACTTCCGCGAAATCCCAGGCGAGATCCTGGAAGCGGCGCGCATGGACGGGGCTTCATTGTGGAATGAGATCATCTATGTGCTCACACCCATGGCGGTGCCGGGCATCGCCTCGACTATGTTGCTCAACATTATCCTGGCCTGGAACGAAGCGTTCTGGACGATCCGGCTGACCACGACGGAAGCAGCGCCGCTCACCGCCTTCATCAGTTCTTTCTCAAGCCCGCAAGGCCTGTTCTGGGCCAAGCTTTCGGCGGCCTCGACGCTAGCGATCGCGCCGATCCTGATCATGGGCTGGTTCAGCCAGAAGCAGCTGGTGCGCGGCCTGACATTTGGTGCCGTCAAGTAACGTGACGCGTAAGAACGTCGGACAATAACCCCTCGGGGAGGAAACCATGGGAAACATCACGCTCAAGAACGTCTCCAAGTCCTTCGGATCGACGTCCATCATCCCCGGCCTCGATCTGGTGATCGAGAATGGCGAGTTCGTCGTCTTCGTCGGCCCGTCGGGTTGCGGCAAGTCCACGCTGCTGCGGCTGATCGCCGGGCTGGAGGACACCAGCGGCGGCACCATCAACATCGACGGGCGTGACGTCACCGGCGAAGCACCGGCCAAGCGCAAGCTCGCCATGGTGTTCCAGTCCTATGCGCTCTATCCGCACATGACGGTGGCCAAGAACATCGGCTTCCCGCTGAAGATGGCCGGCGAAGACAAGGCGACCATCGACAAGAAAGTGGGAGACGCGGCACGCGTGCTCAACCTCACCAATTATCTCGAACGCCGGCCCGGCCAGCTTTCCGGCGGCCAGCGCCAGCGCGTCGCCATCGGCCGCGCCATCGTGCGCCAGCCGACCGCCTTCCTGTTCGACGAACCGCTGTCCAACCTCGACGCCGCACTGCGCGGCACCATGCGGCTGGAAATCAGCGAGCTGCACCACCAGCTCAAGACGACCATGATCTACGTCACCCACGACCAGGTCGAAGCCATGACCATGGCCGACAAGATCGTCGTGCTCAATGCCGGCAACATCGAGCAGGTCGGCTCGCCGATGGAACTCTACAAGACGCCGAAGAACCTATTCGTCGCCGGCTTCATCGGCTCGCCGAAAATGAACCTCATCGAAGGCGCCCCCGCCGCCAAATACAATGCCAAAACCATCGGCATTCGTCCCGAGCATATGGAAATCTCGACCACGGCAGGCGAATGGAAAGCCATCGTCGGCGTTGCCGAACATCTTGGCTCCGACACCTTCTTGCACGTTCAAGCTGATGGCGTCGGTCCGCTGACGGTGCGCGCCGACGGCGAACTCGCAGTTCACCACGGCGACACCATTTATCTGACGCCCGACAAGGCCAAAATGCACCGCTTCGGACCTGACGGAAAGGCGCTGGCATCGTGAGACTGGCCGGCAAATCGGCGTTGATCACGGGCTCCGCCCGTGGCATCGGCCGGGCCTTCGCCGAAGCCTATGTCGGCGAAGGCGCTAAGGTGGCGATTGCCGACATCAACCTCGAGGCCGCGCAAAAGACGGCTGGAGAGATCGGCGGCAACGCCTATGCCGTCAAACTCGATGTCACGGACCAAGCATCCATCGACACGGCGGTAAAGTCGGTGGAAGCCAAGACTGGCGGCCTCGACATATTGATCAACAACGCGGCTTTGTTCGACCTAGCGCCGATCGTCGAGATCTCTCGGGCGAGCTACGAAAAACTGTTCTCCGTCAATGTCGCCGGCACGCTGTTCATGCTGCAGGCGGCCGCCCGCTCGATGATCGCGCGGGGCAAGGGCGGCAGGATCATCAACGTAGCAAGCCAGGCCGGACGGCGTGGTGAGCCGCTGGTGGCTGTGTACTGCGCCACAAAGGCCGCGGTAATTTCGCTGACCCAGTCGGCGGGGCTCGACCTGATCAAGCACCGCATCAACGTCAACGGTATCGCACCCGGTGTCGTCGACAGCGATATGTGGGACGAGGTCGATTCGCTGTTCGCCAAGTACGAGAACCGGCCAAAGGGCGAGAAGAAGAGACTCGTTGGCGAGGGCGTGCCTTACGGCCGAATGGGCAAACCGGAGGACCTCGCCGGCATGGCTGTCTTCCTGGCCAGCGCTGACGCCGAATACATCGTCGCCCAGACCTACAATGTCGATGGCGGCCAGTGGATGAGTTGAGGGGGGACGGCCTCTGTTCCTCGTTCCTCCGCGAGGCGCAGAGGCCGACACATCAAAGTGAAAGGCCGCATCGACCCCGGTCGGCGTGGCATCCCTGACCTTCTTCCCGTGAACCCGGGAGAAGGGAGTAACGCAGGCCGAAATCAGGCCAAAGGGTAAAACAGATGACCGTGAAACTCTCGTCTTCCAATCTCTCGAAGCTGCCCGCCAATGTCGCCGGTCCAAAATACGACCGCTCGAAGCTCAAGGCCGGCATCGTGCATTTCGGTGTCGGCAATTTCCATCGCTCGCATCAGGCCGTCTATCTCGACGATCTGTTCAATTCGGGTGTCGGCCATGACTGGGCACTGGTCGGTGCCGGCGTCTTCGAAGGCGAGAAAATCGGCCGCGGCAAGCTCGAAGAGCAGGACTGGCTGACCACGGTCGTCGAGCAGGATGACGGCCATATGAGCGCCCGCGTCACCGGCGCGATGATCGACTTCCTGATGCCGGGCGATGCGGCTGGTATCATCGAGCGGCTGGCCGATCCGGCGATCAGGATCGTGTCGCTGACCATCACCGAAGGGGGTTATTTCATCGATCCGGCCTCTGGCGTGTTCAACCCGACCCATCCCGATATCGTCGCCGACGCACGACCGGGCGCCACGCCGAAGACGGTGTTCGGCATCATCCTGGCCGGGCTGGTGCGCCGGCGCGACGAGGGCACCGTGCCGTTCACCGTCATGTCCTGCGACAACATCCCCCACAATGGCCATGTCACGTCGGACGGGGTCATCGGGCTGGCCCGCCTGATCGACGAGGATCTGGCCAACTGGGTCAGCGACAATGTCGCCTTTCCCAACGGCATGGTCGATCGAATCACGCCGGCCACCACCGACCGCGAACGTGGCATCCTGGCCAAGGATTTTGGTGTCGAGGACGCCTGGCCGGTGTTCTGCGAGCCGTTCCGGCAATGGGTGCTGGAAGACCGTTTCACCGACGGTCGCCCGCCGCTGGAAAAGGTCGGCGTCCAGTTCGTCAAGGACGTCGCGCCCTACGAGTTGATGAAGATCCGCATCCTCAATGGCGGCCACGCCACCATCGCCTATCCGGCCGGGCTGATGGACATCCATTTCGTCCATGAGGCGATGCAGGAGCCGCTGGTGCGCGGCTTTCTCGACAAGCTCGAGCACGACGAGATCATTCCGACCGTGCCGCCGGTGCCGGACACGGTGCTGGAGGATTATTACCAGCTCATCGAGAAGCGCTTCTCCAATCCCAAGATCGGCGACACTATCCGCCGGCTCTGTCTCGACGGCTCCAACCGCCAGCCGAAATTCATCATCCCGACCATCGCCGACCGTCTGAAGGCGGGAAAAGGCGTCGCCGGGCTGGCGCTGGAATCCGCGCTCTGGTGCCGCTACTGCTTCGGCACATCAGACAGCGGCGCCGTCATCGAACCCAACGACCCGAGCTGGGACCGGCTGCAGGCCACTGCAAAGGCGGCAAAGGACACGCCCGCCGCCTGGCTGGCGATGGAAGACATCTATGGCGATGTCGGCCGCGCCACGGCCTTCGTCGAGGCCTTCGGCCATGCGCTCAACGTGCTGTGGGCCAATGGCGCCCGCGCCACGCTGACGCGCTACATCGCCGGCAAGCTCTGAGAGCCATCCGACGCCATGACGCCTGAACTGGTCATCTTCGACTGCGATGGCGTGCTGGTCGACAGCGAGGCGCTCTCCGTCTCGGCGCTGCTCGGCATGATCGAGCTTGCCGGCGGCAGCGTCAGCGAGGACGCCGCCTACGAGCATTTCCTCGGCAAGAGCATGAAGAGCGTGCGCGAGATCCTCGGCCGCGATTTCGGCCTGGAGATCACCGATCAGCACCTGACCGCGATGCGCGTCGACCTCATGCGAAAGTTCCGTGAGGAGCTGAAGCCGATCCCCGGCGTCAAGGAGATGTTGCCTGGGCTTGGCCTGCCGTTCTGCGTCGCCTCCTCCGGCACGCTGGAACGCATCCGTTATGCGCTCGACGTCACCGGCCTGCTCCGGCTGATGGAGCCGCATCTGTTCAGCGCCGCCATGGTCGCCAAGGGAAAGCCGGCGCCCGACCTCTTCCTGCATGCCGCCGCCAGCATGCGGGTCCATCCCAGCAAATGCCTCGTCATCGAGGACAGTCCGGCCGGCGTCGCGGCCGCGCGCGCGGCCGGTATGCGCGTCTTTGCCTTCACCGGCGGCGCACATGCCGGCAACCCCGCCTTGAAAGCGCGGCTTGCGTCGAACGAACCTGACTTTATATTCGCTGACATGCTGCAATTGCCCGATCTGATTGCAGGCCTGGGAGCGAGAGTTAGAGCATCTTGACGAAACAGTTTGTTTGCGCGGTCGATGTCGGCACCGGGAGCGCTCGCGCGGGCATTCTCGACACAAGTGGCACGTTGCTTGGCCGCGCCGAACGGCCGATCGCCATGAACCAGCCGAAGCCGGACCACGCCGAGCATGATTCGCGCGATATCTGGTCGGCGGTCTGCATCGCAGTACGTGCCGCCCGCGAAAAAGCCGGCGTTGCGGCCCAAGATATTGTCGGCATCTCGTTTGATGCCACCTGTTCGCTGGTGGTGCGCAACCGGCGAGGCGAACAACTCAGCGTTTCGACCACTGGCGACAAGCGCTGGGACACCATCGTCTGGCTCGACCACCGCGCCATTGCAGAGGCCGACGAATGCACGGCGAGCAGCCACGAGGTGCTCAATTATATCGGCGGCGTCATGTCACCGGAAATGGCGACGCCGAAGCTGATGTGGCTCAAGCGCAATCTGCGCAAGACGTGGAATGAAGCCGGCTACCTATTCGACCTGACTGACTTCCTGACCTGGCAGGCGACGGGCTCGCTGGCCCGTTCACAATGCACGCTAACCGCCAAATGGACCTATCTGGCGCATGAGGAAAGCGCCTGGCAGCGCGATTTCTTCGAAATGGTCGGCCTCGACGATCTCTTTGAGCACGGCAACCTGCCTGAAAGGGCAAGCCCGGTTGGCGCCGATATCGGCCAGTTGACACCGCTGGCGGCGGCGGAGCTTGGCCTGAGCGAAAAATGCCGGGTCGGCGCAGGCGTCATCGATGCCTATGCCGGCGCACTTGGCGTGCTTGGCGGCTTTGCAGGCGACGAACAGGATATCGGCCGGCACCTGGCGCTGATCGCCGGCACGTCGAGCTGTGTCATGGCGATGTCGCCCGACCCGCAGCCTTTCGCCGGCGTCTGGGGACCCTACTACGGCGCGGCGCTGCCGAAGCTGTGGCTGTCGGAAGGCGGCCAGTCGGCCACCGGGGCGCTTCTCGACCACATCATCCGCTGGCACGGTGCCGGCGGCGAGCCGGATGCGGCCATGCATGCCAAGATCGCCGGGCGTGTCGCCGAACTGCGCGCCATCGAGGGCGAGAGCCTCGCCGCACGCTTGCATGTGCTGCCGGATTTCCACGGCAACCGGTCGCCGCTCGCCGATCCGCATGCCGTCGGCGTGGTCAGCGGGCTGACGCTGGATTCCTCCTTCGACAGCCTGTGCAAGCTCTATTGGCGCACAGCCGTCGGCATCGCGCTCGGTGTGCGTCATGTGCTGGAGGCGCTGAACGAGAATGGTTACCTGATCGACACGCTGCACGTCACCGGCGGCCACACCAAGAACCCGCTGCTGATGGAGCTCTATGCCGACGCCACCGGCTGCACGGTGGTCGAGCCCTTGGCCGACGAAGCGGTGCTGCTCGGCACCGGCATGGTGGCCGCTACCGCCGCAGGGCTCTTCCCCGACCTCAACGCCGCCTGCCTTGCCATGCAGCAAGGCGGCAAGACGCGCGCCGCCAATCCGGCCGCCGGCTCCCGCTTTGACCGCGATTACCGGATTTTCCTGGAGATGCACCGGCAACGGCAAGCGCTTGACGCGATCCGGTAGAGCGAGAACGCGCCTTACCTTGTCAACAAGGACAGGCCGGACTTGGCATCGAACAGATGCATGTTCGATTCGTCAAAGGTGTAGCGGACATCGCTGCGGATGACGGGGCAGGCTCGGCTGGGAACGAGCGCGCTGATCTCCTTGCCGCCAAGAGCGAACGTCACCAGCGCATAGTTACCGTGGAATTCGATGAGATCGGCCGTGCCTGCCAGCAGATTTTCGGAGCCGCCAGGGGTCGCTGTCCTGAGGTCCGGAGGCCTGATCCCAAGCACCGCGCGTTCACCGTCTTGAAGCTTGAAGCGCGAACCATCGATGGTAAAGGCGGTTCCGGGATTGGTCAGCGTCCAGCCATTCGCGACTCGGCTGACCGTGACATCGATGAAGTTCATGTTCGGGGTTCCAATGAACCCGGCGACGAACAGATTGGCCGGCCGCTCGTAGATTTCGGCCGGCGAGCCGATCTGCTCGATCCTGCCGTCGCGCAGCAGGACGATGCGGTCAGCGAGCGTCATCGCCTCGAGCTGGTCATGGGTGACATAGACGGTGGTGGTGTTCAGCGACTGGTGCAGCCGGGCGATCTCGATGCGCATGTGGTTGCGCAGCTTGGCATCGAGATTGGACAGCGGCTCGTCGAACAGGAAGACTTTCGGTGTCTTGATCATGGCCCGCGCGATTGCGACGCGCTGCTGCTGGCCGCCGGACAGCTCAGTGGGCTTGCGGCCGAGATAGGGATCGAGACCCAGCGTCTTCGAGACCGCCTCGACACGCTGCTGGATCTCGGCCTTCGGCACCTTCTGCCGCTTCAGCCCAAAGGCGATGTTGTCGAAGATCGTCATGTGCGGATAGAGCGCGTAGTTCTGGAACACCATGGCGATGCCGCGGTCGCCCGGGTCGAGATCATTGACCACCTTGCCGCCGATCGAGACCTCGCCGCCGCTGATGTCCTCCAGCCCCGCCAGCATGCGCAGCAAGGTCGACTTGCCGCAGCCGGAGGGTCCGAGGAAGACGACGAATTCGTGCTCTTCTATGGAGAGGTTGAGGTCGCGGATTACCGTGGTGGCGCCATAGGCCTTATCGACATGGGAGCAAATGATCGCGGACATGCTCAGCCCTTCTCGCCGGTCAGCAGGATCTGCAGCTTGACGTCCTCCGGCTTGCCTTCGGCGGCCCGTTCGAATGCCTTGATGCTGTCGGAGAAATCATAGGTGCCGGTGATCAGCGGCTTGAGGTCGACCTTGCCGGAAGCGATCAGCTGCAAGGCGCGGTCGAAAATGTTGGCGTAGCGGAACACCGTCTCGATGCGCACTTCCTTCGAGATTGCCGCCGGCACGTTGAGGACCACCGGCTCGACCGGCAAACCGACCAGCACCACCGCGCCGCCCGGCCGCACGACATCGAACAGGTTGGCGAAGGCCTTCGGGCTGCCGCTGGCCTCGAAGACGATGTCGGCCCCCCAATTGTCGGTCGCGGCGGCTACGGCATCGACCAGCGATTGCTCGCCGATATTGACCGGAACGATACCGGCATACTGCGCGGCGATCTTCAGCTTGGGCGCGGAGAAATCGGAGATCAGCACTTTCGAGCAGCCGCCGGCAAGTGCGGCAAGCGCGATCATGATGCCGATCGGACCGCAGCCGACGACGACGGCGACATCGCCCGGAACGATCCGGGCACGGCTTGCGGCCTGCATGCCGATGGCAAAGGGCTCGACCATCGCGCCTTCGGCAAAGGAGACATTGTGCGGCAATTTGTAGGTGAAGGCAGCCGGGTGCACGGCGTAGGGCGCGAGCACGCCATGCACCGGCGGCGTTGCCCAGAAGGTAACGTCAGGGTCGACATTGTAGATGCCGAGCTTGGTCGCGCGCGACGACAGGTTCGGCACGCCCGGCTCCATGCAGACGCGGTCGCCGACCTTGAACGTCTCGACATTGGCGCCGATCTCGACCACCGTTCCAGCGGCTTCATGGCCGAGCACCATCGGCGCGCGCACGACATAGCTGCCGATGGCGCCATGGGTGTAATAGTGCACGTCGCTGCCGCAGACGCCGACCGTGTGGATGGCGATCTTGACGTCGTCTGGCCCGACATCGAGCGGCAACGCGATCTCGCGCAGCGACAGTTCGCCTTTTTTCTCAAGCACCAAAGCCCGCATCGGGTCGTCCTCACATCAAGTCTTGTTTTGCCGGAAAACGGAATTCAGGAAGCCGCTGAGCACACTGAGGAAAAGCAGCGGCGGCAGCGACAGCAGCACGACCGAAGCATTCAGGATGCCCCACGGCACGTTCATGCCTTGCTGGGAGAGTTCCGAGGCGACGATCGGCAAGGTCTTGGCATTGGAACTGGACAGCATCAGCGCGATCAGGAACTCGTTCCAGACCAGCACGAAGCTGAAGGCGACCGCCCCGATCAGCGAGCGTGCCGCCACCGGAAGCGCGATCCGCCAGAACACCGAATAGGCGCCGTAGCCATCCACGAAGGCAGCTTCCTCGACCTCCTTCGGCACGGCCTGGAAGGCGGGAATGGCCAGCCACATGATCACCGAGATGGTCAGCAGCGAATAGGTGACGATCAACGCCGCCAGCGTGTCGTAGAGGCCAAGCTGCAGCCAGATCACCATCAGCGGAATGGCGACCGCCACCGGCGGCAGGAAGCGGAGCGACAGCACGAAGAACTGGATGTCGCCGGCCCAGCGGTTGGGATAGCGTGCCACCGAGTAGGCGGCAGGCAGGCCAAGCACGACGCCGATCAGCACAGCGACGCCGCAGGCGATGACCGAGTTGTAAAGGCCGGTCATGACGCTGTCGCGGCCGACGATATAGCTGATGTTGGCCAGTGTCGGCGTGAACACCAGGCGCGGCACGCGGGTGATGATGTCGACATTGTTCTTCAGCGAATTGAGCGCGGTCCAGGCGAGCGGAAACACGGCCATGAAGCCGGCAAATGCCAGGACGGTCTTGCCGATGAGGAGGCCCAGTCTCATGGGATACAGCCTCATGCCTGCACCCGCTTCCACAGCATGGTGAAGGTGATGACGGTGGCGATCATCATCAGCACCGCCATGGCCGAGGCGTATGACACCTTGCCAGACTCGATAAAGCCTTGCGAAAAGGCGTACATGTCGAGCGTTTCGGTCGCCACGCCCGGTCCGCCGCGCGTC
Protein-coding regions in this window:
- a CDS encoding carbohydrate ABC transporter permease gives rise to the protein MATQQTRSLARFMMAPSVVLLLVWMVVPLALTLWFSFQQYNPLNPIRDGFVGFSNYALFYSNPAFLQSILNTLTLVVSVLLITVIGGILLALLIDQPMWGQGIVRILVISPFFVMPPVAALVWKNMIMHPQYGVFADIARFFGAQPIDWFGQHPMMAIIIIVAWQWLPFATLILLTALQSLDGEQKEAAEMDGAGFVSRFIYLTLPHMSRAITVVILIQTIFLLSVYAEILVTTNGGPGYASTNLPFLVYQKALLEFKIGQASAGGIIAVILANIVAFFAMRAVGKNLDK
- a CDS encoding carbohydrate ABC transporter permease, which translates into the protein MARSVTTQHKTIATIAAWIVALLIFFPILYTIITSFKSEQEAIQGFSLIPSGTFESYTEVQAQSGYFKFFLNSVILSVGSTILALLVAIPAAWSMAFSPTKRTKDILMWMLSTKMMPAVAVLFPIYLIFRNLGLLDSRIGLMVMLMLINLPIVVWMLYTYFREIPGEILEAARMDGASLWNEIIYVLTPMAVPGIASTMLLNIILAWNEAFWTIRLTTTEAAPLTAFISSFSSPQGLFWAKLSAASTLAIAPILIMGWFSQKQLVRGLTFGAVK
- a CDS encoding ABC transporter ATP-binding protein — its product is MGNITLKNVSKSFGSTSIIPGLDLVIENGEFVVFVGPSGCGKSTLLRLIAGLEDTSGGTINIDGRDVTGEAPAKRKLAMVFQSYALYPHMTVAKNIGFPLKMAGEDKATIDKKVGDAARVLNLTNYLERRPGQLSGGQRQRVAIGRAIVRQPTAFLFDEPLSNLDAALRGTMRLEISELHHQLKTTMIYVTHDQVEAMTMADKIVVLNAGNIEQVGSPMELYKTPKNLFVAGFIGSPKMNLIEGAPAAKYNAKTIGIRPEHMEISTTAGEWKAIVGVAEHLGSDTFLHVQADGVGPLTVRADGELAVHHGDTIYLTPDKAKMHRFGPDGKALAS
- a CDS encoding L-iditol 2-dehydrogenase yields the protein MVRLAGKSALITGSARGIGRAFAEAYVGEGAKVAIADINLEAAQKTAGEIGGNAYAVKLDVTDQASIDTAVKSVEAKTGGLDILINNAALFDLAPIVEISRASYEKLFSVNVAGTLFMLQAAARSMIARGKGGRIINVASQAGRRGEPLVAVYCATKAAVISLTQSAGLDLIKHRINVNGIAPGVVDSDMWDEVDSLFAKYENRPKGEKKRLVGEGVPYGRMGKPEDLAGMAVFLASADAEYIVAQTYNVDGGQWMS
- a CDS encoding mannitol dehydrogenase family protein, whose product is MTVKLSSSNLSKLPANVAGPKYDRSKLKAGIVHFGVGNFHRSHQAVYLDDLFNSGVGHDWALVGAGVFEGEKIGRGKLEEQDWLTTVVEQDDGHMSARVTGAMIDFLMPGDAAGIIERLADPAIRIVSLTITEGGYFIDPASGVFNPTHPDIVADARPGATPKTVFGIILAGLVRRRDEGTVPFTVMSCDNIPHNGHVTSDGVIGLARLIDEDLANWVSDNVAFPNGMVDRITPATTDRERGILAKDFGVEDAWPVFCEPFRQWVLEDRFTDGRPPLEKVGVQFVKDVAPYELMKIRILNGGHATIAYPAGLMDIHFVHEAMQEPLVRGFLDKLEHDEIIPTVPPVPDTVLEDYYQLIEKRFSNPKIGDTIRRLCLDGSNRQPKFIIPTIADRLKAGKGVAGLALESALWCRYCFGTSDSGAVIEPNDPSWDRLQATAKAAKDTPAAWLAMEDIYGDVGRATAFVEAFGHALNVLWANGARATLTRYIAGKL
- a CDS encoding HAD family hydrolase, with amino-acid sequence MTPELVIFDCDGVLVDSEALSVSALLGMIELAGGSVSEDAAYEHFLGKSMKSVREILGRDFGLEITDQHLTAMRVDLMRKFREELKPIPGVKEMLPGLGLPFCVASSGTLERIRYALDVTGLLRLMEPHLFSAAMVAKGKPAPDLFLHAAASMRVHPSKCLVIEDSPAGVAAARAAGMRVFAFTGGAHAGNPALKARLASNEPDFIFADMLQLPDLIAGLGARVRAS
- a CDS encoding FGGY-family carbohydrate kinase is translated as MTKQFVCAVDVGTGSARAGILDTSGTLLGRAERPIAMNQPKPDHAEHDSRDIWSAVCIAVRAAREKAGVAAQDIVGISFDATCSLVVRNRRGEQLSVSTTGDKRWDTIVWLDHRAIAEADECTASSHEVLNYIGGVMSPEMATPKLMWLKRNLRKTWNEAGYLFDLTDFLTWQATGSLARSQCTLTAKWTYLAHEESAWQRDFFEMVGLDDLFEHGNLPERASPVGADIGQLTPLAAAELGLSEKCRVGAGVIDAYAGALGVLGGFAGDEQDIGRHLALIAGTSSCVMAMSPDPQPFAGVWGPYYGAALPKLWLSEGGQSATGALLDHIIRWHGAGGEPDAAMHAKIAGRVAELRAIEGESLAARLHVLPDFHGNRSPLADPHAVGVVSGLTLDSSFDSLCKLYWRTAVGIALGVRHVLEALNENGYLIDTLHVTGGHTKNPLLMELYADATGCTVVEPLADEAVLLGTGMVAATAAGLFPDLNAACLAMQQGGKTRAANPAAGSRFDRDYRIFLEMHRQRQALDAIR
- a CDS encoding ABC transporter ATP-binding protein, with translation MSAIICSHVDKAYGATTVIRDLNLSIEEHEFVVFLGPSGCGKSTLLRMLAGLEDISGGEVSIGGKVVNDLDPGDRGIAMVFQNYALYPHMTIFDNIAFGLKRQKVPKAEIQQRVEAVSKTLGLDPYLGRKPTELSGGQQQRVAIARAMIKTPKVFLFDEPLSNLDAKLRNHMRIEIARLHQSLNTTTVYVTHDQLEAMTLADRIVLLRDGRIEQIGSPAEIYERPANLFVAGFIGTPNMNFIDVTVSRVANGWTLTNPGTAFTIDGSRFKLQDGERAVLGIRPPDLRTATPGGSENLLAGTADLIEFHGNYALVTFALGGKEISALVPSRACPVIRSDVRYTFDESNMHLFDAKSGLSLLTR
- a CDS encoding NAD(P)-dependent alcohol dehydrogenase, with protein sequence MRALVLEKKGELSLREIALPLDVGPDDVKIAIHTVGVCGSDVHYYTHGAIGSYVVRAPMVLGHEAAGTVVEIGANVETFKVGDRVCMEPGVPNLSSRATKLGIYNVDPDVTFWATPPVHGVLAPYAVHPAAFTYKLPHNVSFAEGAMVEPFAIGMQAASRARIVPGDVAVVVGCGPIGIMIALAALAGGCSKVLISDFSAPKLKIAAQYAGIVPVNIGEQSLVDAVAAATDNWGADIVFEASGSPKAFANLFDVVRPGGAVVLVGLPVEPVVLNVPAAISKEVRIETVFRYANIFDRALQLIASGKVDLKPLITGTYDFSDSIKAFERAAEGKPEDVKLQILLTGEKG
- a CDS encoding carbohydrate ABC transporter permease — translated: MRLGLLIGKTVLAFAGFMAVFPLAWTALNSLKNNVDIITRVPRLVFTPTLANISYIVGRDSVMTGLYNSVIACGVAVLIGVVLGLPAAYSVARYPNRWAGDIQFFVLSLRFLPPVAVAIPLMVIWLQLGLYDTLAALIVTYSLLTISVIMWLAIPAFQAVPKEVEEAAFVDGYGAYSVFWRIALPVAARSLIGAVAFSFVLVWNEFLIALMLSSSNAKTLPIVASELSQQGMNVPWGILNASVVLLSLPPLLFLSVLSGFLNSVFRQNKT